The DNA window acacacacactaacagaCGTGAGAAAATATGGCAAAAGGTGCAAAACCGCAGCGagactttaattaaacaaaataatttgatgCATTGTAACTGAATATagtgtacatatgtttgtttgttgtatatacatatataaatacatttacgTGTGTAAAACTATCAGCAAATAACAGAGTCAACTGTTTGTTCTGTGTATGCTTGTGCTCATATGTATTCCAAgtacaactaattaaattatacagTTATAAGCAGCGTGAGCTCATGGAAAATGTCGGAAGTATTATCAAGTATTATTAGTTGTTGCACAAGCTACAATTgtagatacatatgtaaacaGTGGCTTAAGTTGAAAAGGTATCCTATAGAACCTTTATACTGATAATTGCTcactttttataataaaaaattgcaaataaaattagaatcATCTGCGCAGtgctttgcaaattgcaaacttgCAGTTTGGTTTACAGTTAAGCAAGCACTGCATATCGAAAATACACTCacccgctctcgctctttctctctctctctctctctctctctctctctctctcttcgcgCTGCGCTCTGCGCTTTTACTCTCAGTACAAACGAACccctgattgttgttgttgttcttgttgttgcttgctgttgttgtttgcctgaTAATCTGTTACACATTTGTCCAAAACGCACACACCAGAAAAAAAGCgcacatgcaaaaaaaaaacaaaatatgtttaaaataacgCACACAAAGGTGCGATCATCTCATTGAATTGTATTTATGCTGCCGtttacttttcatttcattagtttagtttagttgtttgcctatttatttattttctatttcaattaattgtagtttgtatttattattttgtttagcaacGCTCGCGAGTCTAACGGCAAAAGCTCTGGCAAAGCAACTGGCCggcaagcgagcgagagagcgcacgcATTCTATTATCAAAGAACTCAAGTACTGAGcggagagaaagagagcgcgcgcgccaCTCTCACTCTCGGCAGCGAGTGAGAGTAAGAAAGAGTGCAAAGCAGGTATGCGCTAAAGGCGATACAAACATATGCGTGGGTGCCTGATCTCAACCAAAGACTGcaaaaatttgattattattctgtaatgcacacacacacacacacacacacacacgcacacatagaacataatttgttttcatgCTGGCGATTGTGTGAGTGTGATTGTAACCGATGAGTGTGCGACCGCTGTAACGGaggcaattgtttgttattgttgtttttattgcacaattccacacacacacacacacacatgcatatgccgTAAGCATTTCAGAGGCAAACAAACCATAAGAATGTGGAATGTGCTAACTATGCTCGACTATTAAATACCCTAAgtgcaagccaaaaaaaacttgcaaatCAAATGCGCATATTTGCTGGTACATTTAATTGTATCATAACTAATTGTTAGCTTAGATTTGCTGTAGTCAATATACCCGCTGctaatatgtaaatttactGCTGGGTAGACGTGTTTAAGATCAATGTACAAAACGTCGAAACAAGTGCAAAAAGGAAACAAGTGTCTGCACTAGTAGAAAGCAATGCTACTCAAACTGTTTAATGCAGCTCGCTCTGTGTCGTCgcctcctctctctctctctctggctcaCTCGCTCGTTTGCACACATCGAGCGAGAGATAGAGCGGCCTGTTaatttgtgctttaattttatggcCTTTTGCACAATTTACTATAAGAttgccaggcaggcaggcagacaggcCGGAGCTAACACCTCAAGTCTCCTTTGTAATGCTCCCCGCCTGCTCTCTCCCTTTGCCAATGCCTCGGCCTCTGCCACTGCGTCGCGCTCTACTCTATATATCGTCCTATTGTATTGTCGGCGTGCGCACAAGTAAATTTCTtccaatttaatattttgtttacattatttattcatttacttATGTATGCCAGCTTCAGCATCTCAGCTATACacaaacatttgtatgtattaagatttatgtttgcttgtaagttatagatttgtttatttgcttgcaaagAATTGATCTTGATTTACAAATTcgaaattaataacaattgcatttaagttttagttgcacactttttttttaaattacaaactgtGTTTTTACGTGCATTacaatattgtaaatatttaaacataataaaaaacaattagctttttatttttcgagAGCtctaaacataaaaattgtgttttcttttattattaacatttgtcGTTCTTAATAAACCCAGATGCTAAGTGTGATGTATTTTAGAATAATACTGGTTGAGCGAGCAAGAACAAGAGACAGAGAACGTTGGGCAAAGACAAATGCGAATGAATGCAACTACTAACTGTAAATGCAGCTGCGTGGGCGCATGGCCAAGGACACCGTTGCCTCGAGAGTAGTCGTAGTATGATGATGAGGTAAGCGCTAAAAAGGAGGAGCGCCAGTTGTTGCCTctcattttaattagttgtttTAACGAAggtacttaatttttttttttctttcactttCTGCCCTGCAAATACTTCAATTGCGACaattcacacgcacacataaaaacacaaaacacaagcTGCGTGGGAGAGGATAACGGTAACGGTAACAAGACCGCCATAGAACGcttgctggtgctggtgctggagctggagctggacacTGCATTTGGAATCTTGtggtttgcttgtttgtcAATTAGTACTTACCGCTACTTTTTTGCCACTGACTGTAactgttgctgtagttgtaaattttgtagttttgctgtgtttttttagttcttgctttttgtttttgttaattctgcttgtttttggttttgttaatttatgtaGATTTCTGCTAGGAAGCTCTACACTTcaattcatttgttgttgaaacTGTTTATAGTAAACAcatgaaaaaaatatgcaagaaaaaagaaaatgaaaacaaacaaaatgaaaacaaacaacaaaaaaatgctcCACGCTGTTATTTACACGCGCCGCGCGATAATGTAACTGTCAGGAGCAGTAAGAGCAACaacgagaacaacaacaacaacaacaacaacagtagtgGCAGCAGCCTTATTTTTAATGGCAGTTGCCGtcgccgttgttgttgttgctgttgcagcaggagcaaagcaaaaggcagAGATTGagagttttttattgttgccgtTTTTGCATTGCGCCTTTTCACTTTGGCACAGCCTTTGCAcagttgttgatttttttttagttcttACTTCGCCTGGTTCACcacatttagtttttatttattctcaTTGAAGTTTTTCTTTGGTTTTGTGTTCTGTTTGGCGCTTTGCAAATGGTTTGTTTTGCGCTTAGGCAACCGCCTCGCTCGACTATCTTTGGTGAACTGAAACTTGCGTTTGCGTTTATTTacacgatgacgatgacgttGTCTTATGTGAAAAGCTTTCGGCCCGCACGCCCACCTCGCATTCGCAATAAAaccaccaccgccaccaccacctgCGGGTATACGGCGAATAAAAAGCTCTACAAGTGcgacgaagcagcagcagcagccaaacattttatatgttGTGCTTGCTGTCTGCTTTGGTTTCTGAAAAACAGTCACGTTCAAGCAATTAGTTCAggtttaaatttaacacaagCATTATATTTTACAGCTAAGTGTACATGACTTTTCTAAATTATGCCTAATTACAGCTGCTTATATTGTTTTATCAAATTTAGGCATGCAttttttgaaaagcttttcTTACAAAATGCACCCCGAGTGTGCGAATGTGTGGGAGGATGTCctatgcgcgtgtgtgtgtgtgtgtgtgtgagtgcctttgcttgtttttgtttggtttcTGAGCTGGCGCTTTAGCCAAAGCTTCAGCTGCATTTAACGCAGCTTTTGAGTGGGTTTCGGCCACAGGTGCGAGCGAGATGCGTGCacgtgcttttgtttttcgttttagGTTTGGGTCTTAGTGTTGGGCAACGAGCGAAAGCACGTCAGGTCGCAATTACCAGGCATATAACGGCTATTTCGCCGCTTTTACAGCTGCTTTGAGCAAACGAgcttatttatgttattttctcatatgtttgtacatacaaacaaatgtagTATCTATTGCTtatgactgctgctgctgttgctgctgacctTACCTTCAGCAGAAACCAGCGACCGGGTGACCGGGTGGTGGCGAGCCCAGTCATCGGGCAGCGCAGATTAGGCGCCTAAGCTTTTGTTTGAGGTTATGTATTGTGGCCGATGCACGTTCGTGTTTACGTACCGCATCTTTTGACCCTGACAATGAGCAAGTGCCCCTGGGTGCATGGCATTACTCAGTAtgtattcatttaatttaatttgcagcttaagccaTTTAACAGCCAATGCAACAAAACCGTTACGGAAAACAAATTCACACGCCCATCCACCCCCCAGCAATAGCTGGCGTCTAAAGTCTTTTGATGTACTACGTCAACTATGTAACGCTGATTGTCTGACTTTGTCCAGTCAGCGTCATTCGAGGGCACGGACAGCGGCAAGCGCTCGCTATAAACTACTTATATTGTTTGCTTCGCTTTAAGTACACTTAAGCCGGAGCTTAAGTggattaaatttttgctttttccaTGGCTTCAGGTGCAAAACAGTTGCCGTAAAGGCAAcagtaaattgaaatgtatttacatttatgtttCTAAAAGGCAAAGTCAACACGCAGGCAACaagctgcattttaaattaagcgcCCAGTGCTGCGACTATCGATAACATTGCTATCAAGCGCATTAGCTGTCAGCCATGAGCACATATCAGCTGGCActtgcacaacaaatttttggccGTATTTATTTAACTCCATCTTGACATCAATAACTTAAAATGCGTTTAACTAGTGTGTTGTTGAAGAAAGTCAGAAGCAAGTAAGTAAATCTAATCATATAGCTATGATGATAATCTAATAATTAACATATCTGAACAGGCGTATTATGGTGGTGCTTGAGAGCGCAGTGAGTGGCCATCAGTTCAATGCGTTCCGGGAGCGACTGGCGGACAAAATCGAAGTAATACGTTTTGATCCTTATAGTAAGTAACTTTAAGATTTAGCTATTGCAGCAACTgtttaaaatttcttatttatttgcagttcaGAGAGAAAGTCTATATCGCGAGCGCAAGAAGATTCGCAGCGCGGCTTGAATCAAACGTTACGTTGATCAGACTTATcataatttgttaacaatagATTCCTTgcattggttttttttataaataatacatagCTAAGTCACATACAAGTGTctctatatatacaaaaagtgctagagcttaaagtaaataacaCAACTTTTGAGCACAtgtgttgtatttatttatgatataGGAACAGTCTGAATGGATGTATGATACATAATGAATTACAGGAAGTATGAAGACGATATGATTACGTGCACTTGTGGTACATGACTTAAgtctgtttacatttttttgtgtattaaaattaattttgattatgaTCAGTGTACTagagtaatttaattattcaatacAATCAAATTACAGCTTGTTGAATGGCTTTTCGGTCATGAGCAGTCCACGCTCCCAGAGCGCAGTGACGACCTCAACACGACGCTCGGCGCTGCGAAGCGGCAGCTGTGACACTTTGATGTATTTGGGATAAgtggtcagcagcagctccacggCGCCAGCCTCTGTGGGCTCAATCTCCATAAAGTTCGCCTCATATTTGCAGTACTCCAGGGCATTATCCACGTAGTAATAAATGCGCAAACTACTATCCTCGGCCATCAAGCGCAGTATGTTGGCGCGCAGCAGACGCACGCTGGTTTGCTCCGTGATCTCGTAGTCACATAGGCATTGGCCCAGCGAATTCGTTTCGCTGCGTGAGCCAAAGACAGTGCGGCACAGCTCCTCTGGCAGTAGGGTGGGCGGCAGTGCCTCGTGCTGGTAGCGCTTCGCCAGCTGGTCGACAGCATTATCGATCTGAGAATCtgttggcattaaatattgtgTCACCATGCGCTTAATCTGGGCCTGCATTTCAGCACGCTGTGGAGTTTTCTTGGTGCCATGTGCTAGACCCAAATGCTGCCAAGTATGCAGCGGCAGTCCACGACGCAAGCTCAGATGTTGCTTAACAGCACGCTCCAGCACTGAGGGCATGAGGTGCTCCATTAGATTAGCATACGCCTGCTTCTGATAAACGCTCAGCGTGATGTGCAGTGAGTGATGTTTCTTCTCGGTCAACGCCTGATGCACAGTGCCGCGTGGAAAGTAGAGTATATCGCCGGCTTCTAGCACACCATCGAAAATAGGAGGACCCAGCTGCTCGGGCTTTAAATTGGGCGACGATACCAATGCTAGCGTCTCGCTGGGCGTAGGCGGCGAATACAAACGCCAGCGCTTGCGTCCCTCTACCTGCAACACAAAGGCCTCGATGTCATCATAGTGCGGCGCAAAGCCTTGACTCTTGGGCGGCGTAAGGTAAACATTGGCGCCAACCAGACAATGGAAGTATTCCTGCAGCACGCTGCACACCTGACGCAGCTGCGTCAAGTAGCTACTTGGGTTGAGTATGCGCACGCTGCAGCCATCGCCATAGAAGCCCCACACCGCTGGCGGCATGGCGCGTCCATCTGGATTATGCGTTTCACGTACGCCATCCTTGTAGCTAGTTATGTCAATGTTGGTGGTGAATTCCAAATGATTACGCAGCAGCATTTGGTCAATCATTTTAAAGGAGATCAGCTCACTGAAGTAAGTCGGATGTGCGCGTTTTATATGCAGAGCATTACGCTCCCAATAGTCCGAAAAGAACTTGGCAGAATCCACTGGATTTAGCAACCAGCGGAGCACGCGCTTGCCTTCCTCCAAGCTGTTGAGCTCATGCACAGCTGGCCTTGCGCCATTTGCAACAGCCTTAGCATTGGGAGCAGTCTTAGCATTGGCAGCAGCCttagcatcagcagcagctttagcatTAGCAACTTGCTTTTCTTGTTTATTCTTTGCTGGCAGCGGGCATGATTTGGTCGCCATTTTGTtggtcactgctgctgctgcgcgcgcGCCCTTCAAAGCTGTAACTGGCGCATTTTCTTTCGACTTCTTTGACGGCATCGGACAGCTTGGAGCTGCACCACGCTTTGTAGGCATTGGACAGCTAGGTGCTTCTGATCCTAAGCTCTTACGTTGTGGCGACTGCGCCTTgggctgctttttgttgttgtttttattattattcatatcACCGTCAAACATAGTCTGACGTCTGCCTTGATTTCGAATAGCCGGCATCTCTGCTTCAATGCTAGAAATTGTATTatcgctgctgttgatgctacTATTGTTGATGCcgctgacgctgctgttgccgttacCGCTGACGCTACTACTATTGATGCCGCTGCTGTTCTTGGTGCcactggcgctgctgttgccgctgacgctgctgctattaatgccgctgttgctgctgaagcTTTGACTATTAAGCGTATACTCCTCGCTGAATTGATCCTCGTCGCTGTTGTAGCTGTCAAAATCGCCGCCAGTTCCACTAGTGCTGTCGTCACTTCCACTGTCATCTGCAGTTATATTGCTGCTGTCATCTGCCgttatattgctgctgccacctgCCGTTATATTGCTGGTATCAACTTGACTGTCGCTGCCTGTGAAATCGCAGCCATCTTGGCTGCTGTCGAAGCTTTCATCGCTGTCAGCGCTAGTGGCGGCGCTGAggctgctattgttattgcgaCGTTGACATTTATTGATCAATCTCCCCATTTTGGCAGCCAAATCAGCGGTTGTGTCCATCTTGGGCTCTTtagtttccttttttttctaaatttattaaatcaatgcTGCTTTAGGGATATCTCCACACACACTGTCTAATGCTTACCTTTTTCTGCTCTTGCTTGCCCTTATCCAACCGTCCTTTTGGTGAGACACcgttaattttttgctttggtgCTGAATTCTTCATTGGCTTCTTTGCAGCCTTTTTCTTCTGTTGTTGAGCGCGTGACTTAGAGCCGTAAGCCGAGAATGCTGATATATCGTCCGACATTTTacgattttatttaatattatttgctttatttattcttcttaaaatgttataaacgAAGTTATACGCACGACAGTagttttaaaagtaatttatttaacaatgaAATTCCTACACGTGCCTTGGTGATAACAGCTGAGCTGTATCTAACTATCGATATGCATATCTCAACACGATATTTTGTGCACTGCTTAACGATGTATTCCAATTGCGTTTGAAAATTTACAgtttaatatgtttattaaatacagCACTGCGTTTTATATTAtctgtatttaattaaacgaGCTTACTGTGCATGTAATTTCAAAATACAGTTTGGCGCCCACAGCTGCGTGGTGGTAGGCAATAGCAACGTGTTTACATTTCAGGGGTATATCGATAGCCGgcgttttattattgttttgtttgttgtgaaATTGTTGCGCCATGTCTGACCAGGAGTTGGCCCCTGAGTCAGGAATAGAAGTTGCTGAGAAGGAAGTAACACAGCAGGAGGAAACAGCAAGCACATCAGCAGccgcggcggctgctgctgcagcagctgccttggAATCACAAGAGGATGAGGAGTTGGCCAATTTGGTAACCGCTGAGGAGTATCTAATGCGCAAGGATGTGGTCCTGCTGGAATATGagaaacaaatgtttttagaTCTCGTGCATACCGACGGTCTGCTTGTGTGTGCCAAGTAAGTGCGAGTTTTAGttaatagttattaattaattattgatgCTTTTTGTAGAGGTCTAAGCTATGAGCGCGTGCTGCTCAACCTATTGAACGTATACAGCGATGCGGGCAATCTGCTACTGGTGATCAACAGCTCGGACATTGAGGAGCAGTACTATAAATCCAAGCTGGAAAGCAAGTTTGTGCATGAGGTGGCCAATACGGCACAGGAACGGttagtaaataatttcattgaaCACAgtattgaattttatactTGCTTTATATGCAGAGAACGCGTTTATTTGGAGGGCGGCATACAGTTTATTAGCACACGTATTTTGGTTGTGGATCTGCTAAAGCAGCGCATACCCATTGAGCTTATCACTGGCGTAATTGTGCTGCGTGCCCATAGCATCATAGAGAGCTGCCAGGAGGCATTCGCACTGCGCTTGTATCGCCAGCGCAACAAAACAGGCTTCATTAAGGCTTTCTCCAGCAGTCCCGAGGCCTTCACCATTGGCTACGCACACATTGAACGCACCATGCGCAACTTGTTCCTgaagcatttatatatttggccACGCTTCCACGCCACAGTGCGTGCTGCCTTGCAGCCATGGCAAACCCAAACCATTGAGCTGCACGTGCCGCTCTCCGTGCACATGAGCTCCATACAAACGCACATCTTGGatataatgaattttttaGTGCGCGAAATCAAGCGCATCAACCGCACCGTCGACATGGAGGCGATCACCGTGGAGAATTGTGTGACCAAGAAGTTCCATAAAATATTGCAGGCGCAGTTGGACTGCATTTGGCATCAGCTCAACTCACagacaaaattaattgttgctgatCTTAAGATACTGCGCAGCTTGATGATGTGAGTTTTACTGCttgttaatataatttaataattaatgtttgcttagctCGACCATGTATCAAGATGCTGTGAGCGCCTATGCGCTGATCAAACGCTATCGTGGCACAGAGTACGCCATGAGCAACTCGGGCTGGACGCTGCTGGATGCTGCcgagcaaatatttatgctgtcCAAGCAGCGAGTCTACAATGGACAAAATGGTAAGCACCAaatagagtgagagagagagagagagagagacatatTAATTtggatttgtttgcttacaagAATTTGCGCCAGAGCATTGCCCCAAGTGGCAGCCACTGAACGAGCTGCTTACAGTGGATATACCAAGTGATATGCGTAAACGCTTGGGTGCCAATCATTTGCAGGCACCCAAGGTGCTGATACTCTGCCAGGATGCGCGCACCTGCTATCAGCTGAAGCAGTATCTAACACAAGGCGGTGCACGCTTTCTGCTGCAGCAGGCGATGCACCATGAAGTGCACGTGGGCAAGCTGAACGAGGAGTTTGCGCGTCAAAGTCAGGCCAATGCCATGGCAAGCAATGCAGCGCAGCCAAAGTCGAAgccgcagcaagcagcagtggcgccagagcagccacagctggatgagctgacgcagctgctgctcgacaACGATGCGGAGCAACTGCAAATGTTTGAGGAAAGCTATATGCTGACCATGACGCAGACGCAAGCGCCGCTCAAAGCGGaaccaaatgcaaatgaatctATTTTTGAAATCATACCCGAACTGGAGCAGTTCGATGtctcagcagcgctgcaggaGCAGCGTCAGCCTTGCATTTGTCTGCAGACCTTTAAGACAGAGCGCGAAGGTGCTTTGGCATTGGAGCAcatgctggagcagctgcagccgcagtaTGTCATCATGTACAATACAAATGTGACGGCCATAAGGCAACTGGAAGTGTACGAGGCGCGTTGTCGCCGCCCGCCCGCTGAGCGATTGAAGATCTACTTTTTGATACATGCACGCACCGTGGAGGAGCAATCATACTTGACTAGCTTGCGGCGTGAAAAGTCCGCCTTTGAGCTAATCATTGATACCAAAAGCGTAAgcacacatttgtttaataactaAAGCTTTATATATGACAATTTATGATTTGCAGAAAATGGTCGTGCCTGAGTATCAGGATGGCAAAACGGATGAAGCCTTTGTGCTGTTCAAGAGCTACGATGATGAGCCCGCTGGCAATGCGCAGACACGTCAAGGCGCCAATGCAGGCGCTGCTCTAACCGCTGCACGCATTACACCCAAGATTATTGTGGACATGCGTGAATTTCGCTCCGATCTGCCCTGTCTTATACATCGACGTGGCCTGGAGGTGCTGCCCGTCACCATTACCATTGGCGATTATATTCTGACGCCCGAGATTTGCGTTGAACGCAAATCCATATCCGATTTGATTGGCTCACTCAACTCGGGGCGGCTCTACAATCAGTGCGTCCAGATGCAGCGCTACTATGCCAAGCCCATTCTACTCATCGAGTTCGATCAGAATCGTCCGTTTCATCTGCAGGGCAAGTTCATGTTGTCACA is part of the Drosophila busckii strain San Diego stock center, stock number 13000-0081.31 chromosome X, ASM1175060v1, whole genome shotgun sequence genome and encodes:
- the LOC108605687 gene encoding DNA repair endonuclease XPF, whose product is MSDQELAPESGIEVAEKEVTQQEETASTSAAAAAAAAAAALESQEDEELANLVTAEEYLMRKDVVLLEYEKQMFLDLVHTDGLLVCAKGLSYERVLLNLLNVYSDAGNLLLVINSSDIEEQYYKSKLESKFVHEVANTAQERERVYLEGGIQFISTRILVVDLLKQRIPIELITGVIVLRAHSIIESCQEAFALRLYRQRNKTGFIKAFSSSPEAFTIGYAHIERTMRNLFLKHLYIWPRFHATVRAALQPWQTQTIELHVPLSVHMSSIQTHILDIMNFLVREIKRINRTVDMEAITVENCVTKKFHKILQAQLDCIWHQLNSQTKLIVADLKILRSLMISTMYQDAVSAYALIKRYRGTEYAMSNSGWTLLDAAEQIFMLSKQRVYNGQNEFAPEHCPKWQPLNELLTVDIPSDMRKRLGANHLQAPKVLILCQDARTCYQLKQYLTQGGARFLLQQAMHHEVHVGKLNEEFARQSQANAMASNAAQPKSKPQQAAVAPEQPQLDELTQLLLDNDAEQLQMFEESYMLTMTQTQAPLKAEPNANESIFEIIPELEQFDVSAALQEQRQPCICLQTFKTEREGALALEHMLEQLQPQYVIMYNTNVTAIRQLEVYEARCRRPPAERLKIYFLIHARTVEEQSYLTSLRREKSAFELIIDTKSKMVVPEYQDGKTDEAFVLFKSYDDEPAGNAQTRQGANAGAALTAARITPKIIVDMREFRSDLPCLIHRRGLEVLPVTITIGDYILTPEICVERKSISDLIGSLNSGRLYNQCVQMQRYYAKPILLIEFDQNRPFHLQGKFMLSQQTTATNADIMQKLQLLTLHFPKLRLIWSPSPYATAQLFEELKLGKEEPDAQLAASLGSEEALTDAAGDQLQYNNAIHDFLLRLPGVHTRNVHGLLRRGGSLRQLLERTQTELADLLQSTESGKLLWDILHVAHLPEKDEVAGSTALLAASKQFGHGAHNRFRKAAGEAKRGARR
- the LOC108607181 gene encoding bifunctional lysine-specific demethylase and histidyl-hydroxylase NO66 gives rise to the protein MSDDISAFSAYGSKSRAQQQKKKAAKKPMKNSAPKQKINGVSPKGRLDKGKQEQKKKKKETKEPKMDTTADLAAKMGRLINKCQRRNNNSSLSAATSADSDESFDSSQDGCDFTGSDSQVDTSNITAGGSSNITADDSSNITADDSGSDDSTSGTGGDFDSYNSDEDQFSEEYTLNSQSFSSNSGINSSSVSGNSSASGTKNSSGINSSSVSGNGNSSVSGINNSSINSSDNTISSIEAEMPAIRNQGRRQTMFDGDMNNNKNNNKKQPKAQSPQRKSLGSEAPSCPMPTKRGAAPSCPMPSKKSKENAPVTALKGARAAAAVTNKMATKSCPLPAKNKQEKQVANAKAAADAKAAANAKTAPNAKAVANGARPAVHELNSLEEGKRVLRWLLNPVDSAKFFSDYWERNALHIKRAHPTYFSELISFKMIDQMLLRNHLEFTTNIDITSYKDGVRETHNPDGRAMPPAVWGFYGDGCSVRILNPSSYLTQLRQVCSVLQEYFHCLVGANVYLTPPKSQGFAPHYDDIEAFVLQVEGRKRWRLYSPPTPSETLALVSSPNLKPEQLGPPIFDGVLEAGDILYFPRGTVHQALTEKKHHSLHITLSVYQKQAYANLMEHLMPSVLERAVKQHLSLRRGLPLHTWQHLGLAHGTKKTPQRAEMQAQIKRMVTQYLMPTDSQIDNAVDQLAKRYQHEALPPTLLPEELCRTVFGSRSETNSLGQCLCDYEITEQTSVRLLRANILRLMAEDSSLRIYYYVDNALEYCKYEANFMEIEPTEAGAVELLLTTYPKYIKVSQLPLRSAERRVEVVTALWERGLLMTEKPFNKL
- the LOC108607182 gene encoding 39S ribosomal protein L33, mitochondrial, whose product is MRLTSVLLKKVRSKRIMVVLESAVSGHQFNAFRERLADKIEVIRFDPYIQRESLYRERKKIRSAA